A window of Polaromonas hydrogenivorans contains these coding sequences:
- a CDS encoding YggT family protein, whose product MLIRILAFLLETAFFILIAAALLRAWMNWLRVSMVGQPGRFVMALTDWLVKPLRRSLPKSLGQSRVDWASVLAAALMALAYALLWWLLFGLLLGAAAGGTDFGVAAVFTMLFFAVKMLLRVALQTLFMLVLGYAILSWVQPGSSVYGLLARLTEPMLTPLRRVIPAIGGVDLSALVLLLVLQIGMMVLL is encoded by the coding sequence ATGCTGATCCGGATTTTGGCTTTTTTGCTGGAGACGGCATTTTTCATCCTGATTGCAGCGGCGCTGCTGCGCGCCTGGATGAACTGGCTGCGGGTCAGCATGGTCGGGCAGCCGGGCCGCTTTGTCATGGCCCTGACCGACTGGCTGGTCAAACCGCTGCGACGCTCCCTGCCCAAGTCACTGGGCCAGTCACGCGTGGACTGGGCCAGTGTGCTTGCAGCCGCATTGATGGCGTTGGCCTACGCGCTGCTGTGGTGGCTGCTGTTCGGGCTGTTGCTGGGTGCAGCGGCCGGCGGCACGGATTTCGGAGTGGCAGCGGTGTTCACAATGCTGTTTTTTGCCGTGAAGATGCTGCTTCGGGTCGCGCTGCAAACCCTGTTCATGCTGGTGCTGGGTTATGCCATCTTGTCCTGGGTCCAGCCCGGCTCAAGTGTTTACGGCCTGCTGGCCCGCCTGACCGAGCCCATGCTGACACCGTTGCGGCGCGTGATTCCAGCCATTGGCGGCGTCGATCTGTCGGCGCTGGTGCTGCTGCTGGTGCTTCAGATCGGCATGATGGTTTTGCTCTAG
- a CDS encoding NAD(P)/FAD-dependent oxidoreductase: protein MEPQLNQEVINTAALHDGPIETDAVIVGAGPVGLFQVFELGLLEIKAHIIDSLAYPGGQPIELYPDKPIYDIPAIPVCTGKELTDNLMKQIEPFGPTFHLGQEVSVLEKQEDGRFFVETSKGTKFLTKTIFIAAGVGAFQPKLLRVDGLDKFDNSQLFYRVKNPADFAGKNLVIVGGGDSALDWALNFVAEGPNKAESVILIHRRDGFKAAPANVAKMKELCDAYEMQFIVGQVTGYDEKEGKLTAAKVTGADGITRVVPLDVMLVFFGLSPKLGPIAHWGLDIERKQIKVDTEKFSTNIPGIFAVGDINTYPGKKKLILSGFHECALAAFGAAPFIFPDKKIHLQYTTTSPKLHKVLGVESPVFD from the coding sequence ATGGAACCTCAACTGAACCAAGAAGTGATCAACACCGCAGCGCTGCACGACGGCCCCATCGAAACCGATGCTGTCATCGTCGGCGCCGGCCCTGTCGGCCTGTTCCAGGTGTTTGAACTCGGCCTGCTGGAAATCAAGGCGCACATCATCGACTCGCTGGCCTACCCCGGCGGCCAGCCCATTGAGCTGTATCCTGACAAGCCCATCTATGACATTCCTGCGATTCCGGTCTGCACCGGCAAGGAACTGACCGACAACCTGATGAAGCAGATCGAGCCGTTTGGCCCGACCTTTCATCTGGGCCAGGAAGTCAGCGTGCTGGAAAAGCAGGAAGACGGCCGCTTCTTTGTTGAAACCTCCAAGGGTACGAAGTTCCTGACCAAGACGATTTTCATTGCTGCCGGCGTGGGCGCTTTCCAGCCCAAGCTGCTGCGGGTCGATGGCCTGGACAAGTTTGACAACAGCCAGCTGTTTTACCGGGTCAAGAATCCGGCTGACTTTGCCGGAAAAAACCTGGTGATCGTCGGCGGCGGCGATTCGGCACTCGACTGGGCATTGAACTTTGTCGCCGAAGGCCCGAACAAGGCTGAAAGCGTGATCCTGATTCATCGCCGCGACGGCTTCAAGGCTGCGCCTGCGAACGTCGCCAAAATGAAGGAACTTTGCGATGCCTACGAGATGCAGTTCATCGTCGGCCAGGTCACGGGTTACGACGAAAAAGAAGGCAAGCTGACTGCGGCCAAGGTCACAGGTGCCGACGGCATCACCCGCGTGGTGCCGCTCGATGTCATGCTGGTGTTCTTTGGCCTGTCGCCCAAGCTCGGACCGATTGCCCACTGGGGCCTGGACATCGAGCGCAAGCAGATCAAGGTGGACACCGAAAAGTTCTCCACCAACATTCCCGGCATTTTTGCGGTGGGCGACATCAACACCTACCCGGGCAAGAAAAAGCTGATCCTGAGCGGCTTTCATGAATGCGCGCTGGCCGCATTTGGTGCTGCGCCCTTCATCTTCCCGGACAAGAAGATTCATCTGCAATACACCACCACCAGCCCCAAGCTGCACAAGGTGCTGGGTGTGGAGTCGCCGGTTTTTGACTGA
- the thiD gene encoding bifunctional hydroxymethylpyrimidine kinase/phosphomethylpyrimidine kinase, protein MTNETFEYSHAFEYPRVLSIAGSDSGGGAGIQADLKTFAALGCYGMTAITALTAQNTLGVRAIHGVPPQMLRDQIDAVIEDIGTHAVKIGMLHAPETVLTVAEAIDRHALQKVVLDPVMVATSGAVLIDNPAVQILVRELFPRALVVTPNLDEASLLVGRPLCSEADMEAAARELLAMGAHAVLLKGGHLPGDLVCDLLLTKNGAAHWMRAPRIDTANTHGTGCTLSSAIAAHLALGATLLESVEAARTYVRAALVAGSTVRTGAGSGPLNHSHAPLAMQLKPLR, encoded by the coding sequence ATGACGAATGAAACTTTTGAATATTCCCATGCGTTCGAATATCCGCGTGTATTGTCCATCGCAGGTTCGGACAGTGGTGGCGGTGCCGGCATTCAGGCCGACCTGAAAACCTTTGCGGCTTTGGGCTGCTATGGCATGACCGCCATTACCGCCCTGACCGCCCAAAACACGCTGGGCGTGCGGGCCATTCATGGGGTTCCACCGCAGATGCTTCGCGACCAGATCGATGCGGTGATTGAAGATATCGGTACGCATGCGGTCAAGATTGGCATGCTGCACGCACCGGAGACCGTGCTGACCGTGGCCGAGGCCATCGACCGTCACGCGTTGCAAAAAGTGGTGCTTGACCCGGTGATGGTCGCCACGAGCGGTGCCGTGCTGATTGACAACCCGGCTGTCCAGATCCTGGTGCGCGAGTTGTTTCCGCGCGCGCTGGTGGTGACGCCCAATCTGGACGAAGCTTCATTGCTGGTCGGAAGGCCTTTGTGCAGCGAAGCTGATATGGAGGCGGCAGCGCGAGAACTGCTGGCCATGGGCGCCCATGCAGTATTGCTCAAAGGCGGTCATTTGCCGGGTGATCTGGTTTGTGATTTGCTGCTCACGAAAAACGGCGCGGCGCACTGGATGCGTGCGCCGCGTATCGACACGGCCAATACCCATGGCACGGGCTGCACTTTGTCTTCAGCCATTGCGGCGCACCTGGCGCTGGGCGCAACTTTGCTGGAGTCGGTAGAGGCGGCGCGGACCTATGTGCGTGCCGCGCTGGTGGCCGGCTCAACAGTGCGCACGGGCGCAGGCAGCGGGCCGCTGAATCACAGCCATGCACCGCTCGCCATGCAGCTCAAGCCGCTGCGCTGA
- a CDS encoding DUF934 domain-containing protein, with amino-acid sequence MKLIAYNADAASAKGQNVVELANDADPQQLSLEGVERINLNFPKFTDGRAFSQAFLLRRRLGFKGEIRATGDVLVDQLAQMERSGFDVAVLRADQDMAIAQRVLAAYPGYGVGKYQGDAVDIQPHFITAATPV; translated from the coding sequence ATGAAATTAATAGCTTACAACGCAGATGCAGCAAGCGCAAAAGGCCAAAATGTTGTTGAACTGGCGAACGATGCAGACCCGCAGCAGCTGTCGCTTGAAGGCGTGGAGCGCATCAACCTGAATTTCCCGAAATTCACCGATGGCCGGGCGTTCAGCCAGGCATTCTTGCTGCGCCGCCGCTTGGGCTTCAAGGGCGAGATTCGCGCCACCGGCGACGTGCTGGTGGACCAGCTGGCGCAGATGGAGCGCAGCGGTTTTGACGTGGCCGTGCTGCGCGCCGACCAGGACATGGCCATTGCCCAGCGCGTGCTGGCCGCCTACCCCGGCTACGGCGTCGGCAAATACCAGGGCGATGCGGTGGACATCCAGCCCCATTTCATCACCGCCGCCACCCCCGTTTGA
- the fdxA gene encoding ferredoxin FdxA — MTHVVSDSCIRCKYTDCVDVCPVDCFREGPNMLVIDPDECIDCAVCIPECPVNAIYAEEDLPSDQLHFIKINADLTSAPGWKSITKRKEALPDADEWKDKTNKLSELVR; from the coding sequence ATGACACACGTCGTTTCCGATTCCTGCATCCGCTGCAAATACACCGATTGTGTGGACGTTTGTCCCGTGGACTGCTTCCGCGAAGGTCCAAACATGCTGGTGATTGACCCGGACGAGTGCATCGACTGCGCCGTGTGCATTCCCGAATGCCCGGTTAACGCCATCTACGCCGAGGAAGACTTGCCGTCGGATCAGCTGCATTTCATCAAGATCAATGCCGACCTGACCAGCGCGCCGGGCTGGAAGAGCATCACCAAGCGCAAGGAAGCCTTGCCCGACGCCGACGAATGGAAAGACAAGACCAACAAGCTGTCCGAACTGGTGCGCTGA
- the cysD gene encoding sulfate adenylyltransferase subunit CysD — MNHEPDLLAKLSNSHLDALEEETIFILREVAAAFERPTLLFSGGKDSLVMLKCAEKAFGIGRIPFPLLMIDTGHNFHEVTDFRDSRAKELGAELIVRNVEDSMKRGTVRLAHPGESRNVHQSVTLLEAIDEFRFDALIGGARRDEEKARAKERIFSHRDSFGQWQPKAQRPELWTLFNTRLQPGEHFRVFPISNWTELDVWQYIEREHIELPSLYYAHQRKIVERKGLLVPVTELTPARDGEEVIEKTVRFRTVGDITCTCPVDSTAATAAEIVIETLAADVSERGATRMDDKTSDASMEKRKKDGYF, encoded by the coding sequence ATGAATCATGAACCCGACTTGCTGGCCAAGCTGAGCAATTCCCACCTCGATGCGCTGGAGGAAGAAACCATCTTCATCCTGCGCGAAGTCGCCGCCGCCTTCGAACGCCCGACCCTGCTGTTTTCGGGCGGCAAGGACTCGCTGGTGATGCTCAAGTGCGCCGAGAAGGCGTTTGGCATTGGCCGCATTCCCTTTCCGCTGTTGATGATCGACACCGGCCACAATTTCCACGAAGTCACCGATTTCCGCGACTCGCGCGCCAAGGAACTCGGCGCCGAGCTGATCGTTCGCAATGTCGAGGATTCGATGAAGCGCGGCACGGTGCGCCTGGCCCATCCGGGCGAGTCGCGCAATGTGCACCAGTCGGTCACGCTGCTGGAGGCGATTGACGAATTCCGCTTCGACGCGCTGATCGGCGGCGCCCGCCGCGACGAGGAAAAAGCCCGGGCCAAGGAGCGCATCTTCTCGCACCGCGACAGCTTCGGCCAGTGGCAGCCCAAGGCCCAGCGGCCCGAACTCTGGACGCTGTTCAACACCCGGCTGCAGCCCGGCGAACACTTCCGCGTGTTCCCGATTTCCAACTGGACCGAACTCGACGTGTGGCAGTACATCGAGCGCGAACACATCGAACTGCCGTCGCTCTACTACGCGCACCAGCGCAAGATCGTCGAGCGCAAGGGCCTTTTGGTGCCGGTCACCGAATTGACCCCGGCACGCGATGGCGAGGAAGTGATTGAAAAAACCGTGCGCTTTCGCACCGTCGGCGACATCACCTGCACCTGCCCGGTGGACAGCACGGCCGCCACCGCCGCCGAAATCGTGATTGAAACGCTGGCCGCCGATGTCAGCGAACGCGGCGCCACGCGCATGGACGACAAAACCTCAGACGCTTCGATGGAAAAGCGAAAGAAAGACGGGTACTTCTGA
- a CDS encoding purine-cytosine permease family protein produces the protein MASTPLSSAGGNTALTPLPAGERLFGWRDHAALWLSLGVGLLVMQIGAYLVPALGTQAALTVIICGSILGAGLLAWTAKIGCDSGLSSAGLMHATYGSSFARLPVLLNIVQLIGWTTFELVVMRDGTMAIARQSGSFSASLWPVLTTLLWGAVLLALLSGSMVRLVRKFIGRYGLPLVIASLLWLSWQFLSKASAQGLEGVWHRAGDGSMSTLSALDLVIAMPVSWLPLVADFARHGRHGNSALRGTWLGYAVANLWCYALGLLVALTTPSTDLVAALLLAQGGLIALGLILIDEVDNAYGDLYSGSVAGHSLKPGWSVRRWGMALAVLCTALALVLPMHSLEPFLLMLSSVFVPLYGVILARLAGQANVVSLVTERKVNISAVAIWLLGVACYHLCAQLAPSWGAALPTLAVTFVLARFTRKLLNSPEVSAAA, from the coding sequence ATGGCCTCCACTCCCCTTTCTTCTGCGGGCGGCAATACCGCACTGACACCTTTGCCTGCGGGCGAACGCCTGTTCGGCTGGCGCGACCATGCAGCGCTCTGGCTCAGCCTGGGCGTGGGCCTGCTCGTGATGCAGATCGGTGCGTACCTCGTCCCAGCGCTCGGAACCCAGGCCGCGCTGACAGTGATCATCTGTGGCTCGATACTGGGCGCAGGCTTGCTGGCCTGGACCGCCAAGATTGGCTGCGACAGCGGCTTGTCGAGCGCTGGTCTGATGCACGCGACCTATGGCAGCAGCTTTGCGCGCTTGCCGGTGCTGCTCAACATCGTGCAACTTATCGGCTGGACGACCTTCGAGCTGGTCGTGATGCGCGACGGCACGATGGCCATCGCACGGCAATCCGGCAGTTTTTCGGCTTCCTTGTGGCCCGTACTGACAACCTTGCTCTGGGGCGCCGTGCTACTGGCCCTGCTGTCCGGCTCCATGGTCAGGCTGGTGCGCAAATTCATTGGCCGCTATGGCTTGCCGCTGGTCATTGCCTCGCTGCTATGGCTGAGCTGGCAGTTTCTTTCCAAAGCCAGCGCCCAAGGGCTTGAGGGAGTGTGGCATCGCGCCGGCGACGGCAGCATGAGCACCCTGTCGGCGCTGGATCTGGTGATCGCGATGCCTGTGTCCTGGCTGCCGCTGGTAGCTGACTTTGCCCGTCATGGCCGCCACGGGAACAGCGCCTTGCGGGGCACATGGCTGGGCTACGCGGTGGCCAATCTCTGGTGCTATGCCCTCGGCCTTCTGGTTGCGCTGACGACACCCAGCACCGACCTGGTTGCCGCGCTGCTGCTGGCGCAAGGCGGACTGATCGCACTTGGACTGATCCTGATTGACGAGGTTGACAACGCTTACGGCGACCTTTACTCGGGTTCAGTGGCTGGGCACAGCCTGAAACCCGGCTGGAGCGTTCGCCGCTGGGGAATGGCGCTGGCCGTGCTGTGCACGGCCTTGGCGCTGGTGCTGCCGATGCACAGCCTGGAGCCGTTTTTATTGATGCTCAGTTCGGTATTTGTTCCGCTCTACGGCGTCATTCTGGCGCGCCTGGCCGGACAGGCGAACGTGGTATCGCTGGTGACGGAACGCAAGGTCAACATCAGCGCGGTGGCCATCTGGCTGCTGGGCGTAGCCTGCTATCACCTGTGCGCGCAACTGGCGCCCAGTTGGGGTGCAGCGCTGCCGACGCTGGCAGTCACTTTTGTGCTGGCACGGTTCACCCGCAAGTTGTTGAACAGCCCGGAGGTCAGCGCAGCGGCTTGA
- a CDS encoding phosphoadenylyl-sulfate reductase yields the protein MSAISLYAKPSPDFAQKLAHSLALIKTAATEYSPLTQASSLGCEDMVITHLMHEAGLDNASASIFVLDTGMLHLETVALVKRIEERYPFKIDVYHPDADAASAFVEENGSQAMYKSLALRKQCCHIRKMEPLERALAGKKGWLTGLRREQSAARAEVHDIEQQPERAKVNPLVEWTQGDIWHYISVNAIPYNPLHDQFFPSIGCAPCTRAVTLGEDFRSGRWWWENESAKECGLHVAADGTHEAQEPAAFEPLSSIIPIREIQA from the coding sequence ATGAGCGCCATTTCCCTCTACGCCAAGCCGTCGCCCGACTTTGCGCAAAAACTCGCGCACAGCCTGGCGCTGATCAAGACCGCCGCCACCGAGTATTCGCCGCTGACGCAGGCGTCCAGCCTGGGCTGCGAAGACATGGTCATCACCCACCTGATGCACGAAGCGGGCCTTGACAACGCGAGCGCCAGCATCTTCGTGCTCGACACCGGCATGCTGCACCTTGAGACCGTCGCGCTGGTCAAGCGCATCGAGGAACGCTACCCGTTCAAGATCGATGTGTACCACCCCGACGCCGACGCAGCCTCGGCCTTTGTCGAAGAAAACGGCTCGCAAGCCATGTACAAAAGCCTGGCCTTGCGCAAGCAGTGCTGCCACATCCGCAAGATGGAGCCGCTGGAGCGCGCGCTGGCCGGCAAGAAAGGCTGGCTGACCGGCCTGCGCCGCGAGCAGTCCGCCGCCCGTGCCGAAGTGCATGACATCGAGCAGCAGCCCGAGCGCGCCAAGGTCAACCCGCTGGTCGAATGGACCCAGGGCGACATCTGGCACTACATTTCCGTCAACGCCATTCCCTACAACCCGCTGCACGACCAGTTCTTCCCCAGCATCGGCTGCGCGCCCTGCACCCGCGCCGTGACGCTGGGCGAGGATTTCCGCTCCGGCCGCTGGTGGTGGGAAAACGAAAGCGCCAAGGAATGCGGCCTGCATGTGGCCGCCGACGGCACCCATGAAGCGCAGGAACCCGCCGCGTTCGAACCGCTGTCCAGCATCATCCCTATCCGAGAAATACAAGCATGA
- a CDS encoding NAD(P)H-hydrate dehydratase yields MQKISSTLSHPLYDVAAIRLIEQQAASALPAHTLMQRAGLSVARLALALAPHAQCIWIACGPGNNGGDGFEAALHLHQWGKKVVMTWTGLPSGKSESPPDAQASRQRALAAGVPMASEPPPGFDLCIDALLGIGATLDPSRPASALMQQWLETMHASAALRLAVDIPTGLNADTGVTTFKSTIKSIAANTHPISEKGLFTLSLLSLKPGLFTASGRDCAGEVWFDDLGVSPADSVLAAEPCAWLLGADRASLPVRTSAAHASHKGSFGDVAVLGGESTAATQMTGAALLAASAALHAGAGRVFVALLGNAPGMKVDPEQPELMFRSPDAVDMAHQVVVCGCGGGESVKTVLAKVLSTARRAVLDADALNAIAMDPQLQTQLKARQGRGYSTVLTPHPLEAARLMGITAVAVQADRLSAARQLAERFQCVVVLKGSGTVIATPGQATLVNNTGNALLATAGTGDVLAGMLGACLARGMNAVEAARSAVFAHGHGADTWASDRPGQALTASALAQSQTG; encoded by the coding sequence ATGCAAAAAATTTCCAGCACTCTCAGTCATCCGCTGTATGACGTTGCCGCTATTCGCCTGATCGAGCAGCAGGCGGCAAGCGCCCTGCCCGCGCACACGCTGATGCAACGGGCAGGCCTTTCGGTGGCGCGCCTGGCGCTGGCGCTGGCTCCGCATGCTCAATGCATCTGGATTGCCTGCGGACCCGGCAACAACGGCGGCGATGGCTTCGAGGCCGCGCTGCATCTGCACCAGTGGGGAAAGAAGGTCGTTATGACCTGGACCGGCTTGCCGTCCGGCAAATCCGAATCGCCGCCGGATGCCCAAGCCTCGCGCCAGCGGGCACTGGCTGCCGGCGTTCCGATGGCCAGCGAACCGCCGCCCGGCTTCGACCTGTGCATTGATGCGCTGCTCGGCATCGGTGCCACGCTCGACCCAAGCCGGCCGGCGAGCGCCTTGATGCAGCAATGGCTGGAAACAATGCATGCCAGCGCGGCGCTGCGGCTGGCAGTCGATATTCCGACCGGCCTAAATGCCGACACCGGCGTCACGACTTTCAAAAGCACTATTAAATCAATAGCAGCTAATACCCACCCAATAAGCGAAAAAGGCCTATTTACCTTGAGTTTATTGAGTTTGAAGCCAGGACTCTTTACCGCCAGCGGTCGGGACTGCGCGGGTGAAGTATGGTTTGATGACCTTGGGGTCAGTCCGGCCGACAGCGTGCTTGCAGCCGAACCTTGCGCCTGGCTGCTGGGTGCAGACCGTGCCAGCCTGCCGGTACGCACCAGCGCCGCGCACGCCAGTCACAAAGGCAGTTTTGGCGATGTCGCCGTGCTGGGCGGTGAATCGACCGCCGCCACGCAGATGACCGGAGCGGCCTTGCTGGCCGCCAGCGCTGCATTGCACGCAGGCGCGGGCCGGGTGTTTGTCGCCTTGCTGGGCAATGCGCCCGGCATGAAGGTCGATCCGGAACAGCCTGAACTCATGTTCCGCTCGCCTGACGCCGTGGACATGGCGCACCAGGTTGTGGTGTGTGGCTGTGGCGGCGGTGAATCGGTCAAGACTGTCCTCGCAAAGGTGCTGTCAACGGCCAGGCGGGCCGTGCTGGATGCCGATGCACTGAATGCAATTGCCATGGACCCGCAGCTGCAAACCCAGCTCAAAGCCAGGCAAGGTCGCGGCTACAGCACGGTATTGACGCCCCACCCGCTGGAAGCCGCCCGTCTGATGGGCATCACGGCCGTGGCCGTCCAGGCCGACAGGTTAAGCGCAGCCCGGCAACTGGCCGAGCGGTTTCAGTGTGTGGTGGTGCTCAAGGGTTCAGGAACCGTCATCGCCACACCAGGTCAGGCGACCCTGGTCAACAACACCGGCAATGCCCTGCTGGCCACCGCAGGCACCGGCGACGTGCTGGCAGGCATGCTGGGCGCCTGCCTGGCCAGAGGAATGAATGCTGTCGAAGCGGCCCGCAGCGCGGTGTTTGCCCACGGCCACGGGGCCGATACCTGGGCCAGTGACAGGCCGGGCCAGGCCTTGACCGCATCGGCCCTGGCCCAATCGCAAACGGGCTAG
- a CDS encoding sulfate adenylyltransferase subunit 1 encodes MTTMDLIAASADTASANGQNDLRSALKFITCGSVDDGKSTLIGRLLVDSKAVLVDHLAGVQRAGETDLALLTDGLSAEREQGITIDVAYRYFATEHRKFIIGDAPGHEQYTRNMVTAASSADAAVVLVDATKLDWQNPDMELLQQTRRHSLLVNLLRVPSIVFAVNKLDAVEDATLAFQNISGALAKFAEAAKIPVRATVPVSALKGFNVVDGKPGWCGYEGLSLLDLLETLPGTPAETAEAFSFPVQWVEKFSSSSDTSQGRRVFWGRVATGNVQPGQTVTVLPSGQTAVVAQVLDHIRQPKAIPAGHSAGIVLDREVDVSRGDWLLAPDTFTPSREVAVTMAWMDDEPLVAGRVYWALQGHRWVKAKVRRIVHKLDVNTLAEEDASELPPNAIGHVELSFQEPLVTLPYLRSRILGSLVLVDTASHKTSGAALVL; translated from the coding sequence ATGACTACTATGGATTTGATAGCTGCAAGCGCAGACACAGCAAGCGCAAATGGCCAAAATGACCTGAGATCCGCGCTGAAATTCATCACCTGCGGCTCGGTCGATGACGGCAAGAGCACCTTGATCGGCCGCCTGCTGGTGGACAGCAAGGCAGTGCTGGTCGATCACTTGGCGGGCGTACAGCGGGCCGGTGAAACCGACCTGGCGCTGCTGACCGACGGCCTGTCGGCCGAGCGCGAACAGGGCATCACGATTGACGTGGCCTACCGCTACTTCGCCACCGAACACCGCAAGTTCATCATCGGCGATGCGCCCGGCCACGAGCAATACACCCGCAACATGGTCACCGCCGCCTCCAGCGCCGACGCCGCCGTGGTGCTGGTCGATGCCACCAAGCTCGACTGGCAAAACCCGGACATGGAACTGCTGCAGCAAACCCGCCGCCATTCGCTGCTGGTCAACCTGCTGCGCGTGCCGTCCATCGTGTTCGCGGTGAACAAGCTCGACGCGGTCGAAGACGCCACCCTGGCCTTCCAGAACATCAGCGGCGCGCTGGCGAAATTTGCCGAAGCCGCCAAGATTCCGGTCCGCGCCACGGTGCCAGTATCCGCCCTCAAGGGCTTCAACGTGGTCGATGGCAAGCCCGGCTGGTGCGGCTACGAAGGCCTGTCGCTGCTCGACCTGCTGGAAACCCTGCCGGGCACGCCGGCCGAAACCGCCGAAGCCTTTTCCTTTCCGGTGCAGTGGGTCGAGAAGTTCTCGTCTTCGTCCGACACCTCGCAGGGCCGGCGCGTGTTCTGGGGCCGCGTCGCCACGGGCAATGTGCAGCCCGGCCAGACCGTGACCGTTCTGCCGAGCGGCCAGACCGCCGTCGTGGCGCAAGTGCTCGACCATATCCGCCAGCCCAAGGCCATCCCGGCCGGACACAGCGCGGGCATCGTGCTCGACCGCGAAGTCGATGTCTCGCGCGGCGACTGGCTGCTGGCGCCCGATACCTTCACGCCTTCGCGCGAAGTCGCTGTCACGATGGCCTGGATGGATGACGAGCCGCTGGTCGCCGGCCGTGTCTATTGGGCCTTGCAGGGCCATCGCTGGGTCAAGGCGAAGGTCAGGCGCATCGTCCACAAGCTCGATGTCAACACCCTGGCCGAGGAAGACGCCAGCGAACTGCCGCCCAACGCCATCGGCCATGTCGAGCTGAGCTTTCAGGAACCGCTAGTCACGCTGCCTTATCTGCGCTCGCGCATTCTGGGCTCGCTGGTGCTGGTCGATACCGCCTCGCACAAGACTTCTGGCGCCGCGCTGGTGCTGTAA